The following proteins come from a genomic window of Bacteroidota bacterium:
- a CDS encoding 30S ribosomal protein S12, producing the protein MPTIQQLVRKGRNSKVYKTASPALSECPQRRGVCTRVYTTTPKKPNSALRKVAKVRLTNHFEVIAYIPGEGHNLQEHSIVLIRGGRVKDLPGVRYHIVRGSLDTAGVNDRKQGRSKYGAKRPKAGATAKK; encoded by the coding sequence TTGCCAACGATTCAGCAATTAGTCAGAAAAGGCCGGAATTCCAAGGTTTACAAGACCGCATCACCGGCATTGTCCGAGTGTCCTCAGCGTCGTGGAGTCTGTACCCGTGTGTACACAACCACACCTAAGAAACCGAATTCAGCATTGCGTAAGGTCGCCAAAGTGCGGTTAACCAATCATTTTGAAGTCATTGCCTACATTCCGGGTGAGGGACATAACCTGCAGGAGCACTCCATTGTACTGATCCGCGGCGGCCGGGTAAAGGATTTGCCGGGTGTACGCTATCACATCGTTCGCGGTTCGCTCGACACCGCCGGTGTCAATGACCGCAAACAGGGTCGCTCAAAATATGGGGCAAAGCGTCCGAAAGCCGGCGCTACCGCTAAAAAATAA